Within the Debaryomyces hansenii CBS767 chromosome E complete sequence genome, the region AGTGGTAGAGTGTTATTGAACCACGGGAAGCCGCAAAACCCTGTTTATAATGCTGAGTTGACCATGAAGATCGAGCCGATCCAAAGAACCGGGGAAAGTATCGATGTCAAAAGAGCCAGATTAGTATACCAATCTCGTAAGAGGGGGATCTTGGAAAGTGACTTGTTGTTATCCCGTTTTGCTAAGAGATACTTGTCTGGATTCTCTCAGGAAGAATTGGACGAATATGACAAGTTGTTGGACGAGCCCGATTGGGACATCTACTACTGGGCCACCAAAAACTACGATGTGACGCCATTACCAGACAAATGGAAAAATTCCAAGATCTTGAAGTTATTGCAAGAAGATGCTGAAAATAAGGAAAAGGAGATTTTGAGAATGCCGGAGTTATAAGCTGTATATactattaaataaattgacGAGTTCCTGAGGGCCTATTGATTCCGCAGGGCATTTATATCGTTATCTTCACGTTAAGTTCATTATTTACTGCTACTGGATAGTAGTTTTTTGTAGTATCTGCTTCGTTTATGCCCCAGATTTTGGTGCCAGGTTAGCCATCTGGTCATAACCTGTAAATGCACCCCGGGATGTTTACAGCTTAGGACTTTGGTATAATACAGTTGATAGAAGCTCCTGACAGATAAGTGGCCAACcctttatttattgacgCTATTAGGATGAGTAACGTAAATTTGGAATCAATTCCAcaggaattgaagaatgacAAGTCAGTGGTACCATATGTTTCGAGGGCAGTTGAATTGGAGTCAATAAATCCCATAGTGAGTTTTTATTGTAAGATTTATGTGCTAGAGCACATTTTAACTAATAAGCTCCATACCAAAGATAAAGAAGTGGAGAAGTTTACAATAATGTTATTGGACGAAACGGAACAACTCAAAGCTACAGAAGATGAATCTTTGCATAAAGTTTTAAACGATAAGACCCTTTCACTCAGTGCGGTGATGTCTTTTGCCTACCAGATATTCAACCAATGTTTACAAGACTTGCAAAGATACGATGGAACCACGAAGCCACAATTGGTAAGCAAATTCAAAGCAGGTTTGAATTTCATGAATTTACTAAGCATTTTCACCAATTCGAGGGACGTAATTGACTTTTCCAAGTTAACCGGTGGTAAGGCCACTGACTCTGGCAGCTTCGCGGAGTTGAATAAGagcaaaatcaaattattgaagttccaattatccaaaatattgaaggaCGAAGTAGCGGTCCAAGACGATGGCTTGGAGGCCGAATTA harbors:
- a CDS encoding DEHA2E13750p (similar to uniprot|Q08230 Saccharomyces cerevisiae YOL071W EMI5 Non-essential protein of unknown function required for transcriptional induction of the early meiotic-specific transcription factor IME1 also required for sporulation and highly similar to ca|CA1607|IPF14916 Candida albicans IPF14916 unknown function); protein product: MFRNIQKRNISSSGRVLLNHGKPQNPVYNAELTMKIEPIQRTGESIDVKRARLVYQSRKRGILESDLLLSRFAKRYLSGFSQEELDEYDKLLDEPDWDIYYWATKNYDVTPLPDKWKNSKILKLLQEDAENKEKEILRMPEL